GATGACTGGAGGTTTCCCCTTGAAGCAGCGTCTGCGTCTCATGATCCTCGCCTCGCTCTTTGCCGTGCTGACCGTCGTCGGCGCCTTCATCCGCATCCCCTTTCCCGTCATTCCCCTGACGCTCCAGGTCTTTTTCGTCTACCTGGCCGGCGTCCTTCTCGGGTCGAAGGGAGCCCTTCTCTCCCAGGGGCTCTACATCGCCATGGGGCTCCTCGGTCTGCCCGTCTTCACCGTCGGCGGCGGTCTTCAGGCTCTCCTTCGACCCTCGTTCGGCTTCGTCGTCGGATTTGCCGTCGCCGCCTACGTGACGGGAGCCCTGACGGAGCGTCACGTAGAGCCGAGTTTCCGGGACTATCTCCTGGCCTGTCTGGCCGGAATGGCTTCCCTCTACGTCGTGGGCGTCGCCGGCCTCTATCTCAATCTCAACCATCTCGTCGGCAAGGAGATCTCTCTCTGGGGGGCCGTCAAGGTCGGCGCCCTTCCCTTTCTTCCCGGCGATCTCCTCAAGGCCGTCGCGGCGGCGGCCCTGGCCCGGCGCGTCGGCGCGGCGGTACGCCAGATGCTGCGTCCCCGTTGAGGCGGGGCTAGGCGGCTTCGGAGGGTGTGACAGGGTCGTGGCGGCCTCCGATGGGGGAGCGAGCGGAGGCCGCTTTGCGACCTAAAAGAGGCCATAGGAACTGATCAATACTGACCAATTGCGTCGAGGGAGCCTGTCGTCCCGTCGGGCGCCCTCGAACGCCGCCGTCTCCCTTTCGCCGCCCTCCCCTCCTCGCCCGATGAGGCCGTACTTTTTCGCGGCAGGGCTGTTTCTTTTTTCCCCTGAGTCTGTCAAGGGACACTAAAAATGTCATCTAAAAAGAGGGTCTGAGGGACAATGAAAGTGTCGCTTTCGAGGGGCTGAAATCGCCCCCGTCAACAGCCCGCCTTGGCTTTCCTCCGCGGCGGAGGTCCTTCTAGGGAGGGGAACCCGTCCCTTGCTCGGAGCCGACCGCCGCGGCAGGAGGAGCGGGATTCTGTCGCCAGGGATGGTCTGCCGCCGGCTTCCTCTGCTTCTTCGTTTTGCATGGAGTGCCTGTCTTCGTCTCGATGACAGGCGGGGGAGTCGCAGGGGGCTCTTTGTCGACGGCTGCGAGATCGTAGAGCCCGTCATGGACAAGAGCCAGGAGTTTCCCGTCGAGCTTCTCGATGACCTTGACCGCCTGTCCTCTGGCAAGAAGCAGGGGGCGTCTGCGGGGGCCTATCAGGGCGTACTGTTTTCCGTCGAGGGAAATCGTCGAGTCTCCCGAGGCCTTCCGGTCGGTCTGGCGAGTCAGGAGGAGATCGAGAGCGGGGCCGTCCGGCGGAGGGAGAAAGGCAGATGCCCCCTCTGCGGGAGGACGAGCGAACCTCGGGTTATGGACCTCTCCCGGGTAGGCGGCGAGCAGGACGTTGGCCTCTTCGATCGTTTTCACTCCGGCCCGTCGGAAGGCGACGACGAGACGATCCTGAAGAGTTCCCCAGAGCCTTTCGATCCGCCCCTTCGCCTGGGGAGACCCTGCAGGGACATAGCGAGTTCCGAGAGCCTCCAGAGCGCGGCCGAACTGGGTTACAGGCGCCGAGTCCTCCAGCTCCTCCTTGATCGTCAGTTTTTCCGACTTGGGAGAAAGGAAGATGGTGTGGCGGTCGGCGTAAAGCTCGCGAGGCACGCCGTGGCGATCAAGCATCTGACGGAGCACGCGGAAGTAGCCGAAGAGGCACTCATTCCTGGCCATCCACAGACCGAGGACCTCTCCTGTGGCATCGTCAATCACGCCGTGGAGAGTGCAACGCTCACCGATCTCGAACCAATCGAAAGGAGAGGCGTCCATCTGGACCAGATCGCCTCGTCGGGACCGTCGGACCCTGCGGGAACGCCGCTTCGGGGCCCGGTGGCGATGAACGAGGGACAGGTTCTCCGCGCGAAGGAAACGGGCGATGCTCTTGGCGCTCAGCACGAGATCATGCTCTTCGGCAAGGAGTTCGGCCATGTGCTGACAGCTCGTATCCCTGTAAAGACCCTTGGCCAGACTGACGACGAAATCCCGTGTCTCCTGAGAGATTCTGCGCCGGGACGGTTTGCCTCGTCCCTTGTGCAGGAGCCCCTGCGCTCCTTCTTCCCGGTAGCGTCGTTTGAGCCGAAAGACCTGACGGCGGCTCAGACCGAGCCGATCGGCCACCTCCTGAACCGTCAGGTTGCCCGCGACAGCCTCTTCCACCAACCCCAAGCGCCTTGCTTCTTTTGTCTTCATGAGTAGGTCTCTCCTGGTCGTCATAAGTGACATTTTCCCTGTCCTCTTCACGAGTGACAATACCATTGTCCGGCGACATCTTTTTTCCCCTGAGTCTTGACAGAAGCGGAAAAGGCCTCCATAATCCCACTCAACATGAGAGGGAGGACCTCCTTCGGTCCGCACCGAAAGGATTCTCCCCGCGAAAGCGCGATGAAGCAGGTGGCCCACGCGGGCCCATCCGCCTACAGAGAGGGACGTTCACCGGCTGAGAGACGTCCTGGCGGTCCGCGAGAGGCCCAAGGCCTGTGGAGCAGACGCCGAAAGCCGCCGAGGCGGATCAGGCGTTCCGGTCGGCCTCCGTTATCGGGCCTTCGAGGTGGGGCCTTGTCGGCTCAACCGGGGTGGTACCGCGGGTTTCAGATCCCGTCCCCGATTCGGGGACGGGATTTTTGTGTTTTTCGCTGTTTTTTGCCTTTCTGCTTTTCGAAAGGATTCCTGAAGGATCGCGAAGGAGGTTTTTTCCATGGCTCAGGTGACATGTGTGGTTTGCGAAGGACAGGTGGCTCTCCCCGAAGGCGCCCTCGTCGGCGAGATTCTTCTCTGTCCCGACTGCGGGACGGAGCTGGAGCTCACGGGCCTCGACCCCCTCTCCGTGGAAGAGGCGCCCCAGGTCCAGGAAGAC
The DNA window shown above is from Aminithiophilus ramosus and carries:
- a CDS encoding biotin transporter BioY, whose amino-acid sequence is MKQRLRLMILASLFAVLTVVGAFIRIPFPVIPLTLQVFFVYLAGVLLGSKGALLSQGLYIAMGLLGLPVFTVGGGLQALLRPSFGFVVGFAVAAYVTGALTERHVEPSFRDYLLACLAGMASLYVVGVAGLYLNLNHLVGKEISLWGAVKVGALPFLPGDLLKAVAAAALARRVGAAVRQMLRPR
- a CDS encoding ISNCY family transposase, yielding MVLSLVKRTGKMSLMTTRRDLLMKTKEARRLGLVEEAVAGNLTVQEVADRLGLSRRQVFRLKRRYREEGAQGLLHKGRGKPSRRRISQETRDFVVSLAKGLYRDTSCQHMAELLAEEHDLVLSAKSIARFLRAENLSLVHRHRAPKRRSRRVRRSRRGDLVQMDASPFDWFEIGERCTLHGVIDDATGEVLGLWMARNECLFGYFRVLRQMLDRHGVPRELYADRHTIFLSPKSEKLTIKEELEDSAPVTQFGRALEALGTRYVPAGSPQAKGRIERLWGTLQDRLVVAFRRAGVKTIEEANVLLAAYPGEVHNPRFARPPAEGASAFLPPPDGPALDLLLTRQTDRKASGDSTISLDGKQYALIGPRRRPLLLARGQAVKVIEKLDGKLLALVHDGLYDLAAVDKEPPATPPPVIETKTGTPCKTKKQRKPAADHPWRQNPAPPAAAVGSEQGTGSPP
- the lysW gene encoding lysine biosynthesis protein LysW yields the protein MAQVTCVVCEGQVALPEGALVGEILLCPDCGTELELTGLDPLSVEEAPQVQEDWGE